The DNA segment ATTCTAGGGTTACCGCAAAAACAAACCCGGTAATCGAGCCTTAATCTGGTGCTGAAGTCCATTCAGTGCCAGTTTTGGCTATAGTTTTTTTTAACCTCGCCGCAAGGATCTGTAGCGGGGCATTTGAAACAACCCCATCCAGCAGGACGCCAGATGGACGTTAAACTTAAGAACCTAAAGATTAACAACATGACTGAATCTTTTGCTCAACTCTTTGAAGAATCCTTAAAAACAATCGAAACCCGTCCTGGTTCCATCGTTCGTGGTGTTGTTGTGTCCATCGACAAAGATATCGTACTGGTTGACGCCGGTCTGAAATCTGAGTCTGCAATCCCGGCAGAACAATTCAAAAACGCACAGGGCGAACTGGAAATCCAGGTTGGCGACGAAGTTGATGTTGCGCTGGACGCTGTCGAAGACGGCTTCGGTGAAACTCTGCTGTCCCGTGAAAAAGCTAAACGTCATGAAGCTTGGATCACGCTGGAAAAAGCTTACGAAGAATCTGCAACTGTTACCGGTGTTATCAACGGTAAAGTTAAAGGCGGTTTCACTGTTGAGCTGAACGGTATCCGTGCGTTCCTGCCAGGTTCACTGGTAGACGTTCGTCCTGTTCGCGACACGCTGCATCTCGAAGGCAAAGATCTTGAGTTCAAAGTCATCAAACTGGACCAGAAACGCAACAACGTTGTTGTTTCCCGTCGTGCAGTAATTGAGTCTGAGAACAGCGCAGAGCGCGATCAGCTGCTGGAAAACCTGCAGGAAGGCATGGAAGTTAAAGGTATCGTTAAGAACCTTACTGACTACGGTGCATTCGTTGATCTGGGCGGCGTTGATGGCCTGTTGCACATCACTGATATGGCTTGGAAACGTGTTAAACACCCAAGCGAAATCGTCAATGTGGGCGACGAAATCACTGTTAAAGTTCTGAAATTTGACCGTGAACGTACTCGTGTATCCCTTGGCTTGAAACAGCTGGGTGAAGATCCATGGGTTGCTATCGCTAAGCGTTACCCAGAAGGTACTAAACTGACTGGTCGCGTTACCAACCTGACTGATTATGGCTGCTTCGTAGAGATCGAAGAAGGCGTTGAAGGTCTGGTTCACGTTTCTGAAATGGATTGGACTAACAAAAACATCCACCCATCTAAAGTTGTT comes from the Enterobacteriaceae bacterium Kacie_13 genome and includes:
- the rpsA gene encoding 30S ribosomal protein S1; translation: MDVKLKNLKINNMTESFAQLFEESLKTIETRPGSIVRGVVVSIDKDIVLVDAGLKSESAIPAEQFKNAQGELEIQVGDEVDVALDAVEDGFGETLLSREKAKRHEAWITLEKAYEESATVTGVINGKVKGGFTVELNGIRAFLPGSLVDVRPVRDTLHLEGKDLEFKVIKLDQKRNNVVVSRRAVIESENSAERDQLLENLQEGMEVKGIVKNLTDYGAFVDLGGVDGLLHITDMAWKRVKHPSEIVNVGDEITVKVLKFDRERTRVSLGLKQLGEDPWVAIAKRYPEGTKLTGRVTNLTDYGCFVEIEEGVEGLVHVSEMDWTNKNIHPSKVVNVGDVVEVMVLDIDEERRRISLGLKQCKSNPWQLFAETHNKNDRVEGKIKSITDFGIFIGLDGGIDGLVHLSDISWNVAGEEAVREYKKGDEIAAVVLQVDAERERISLGVKQLAEDPFNNYLSVNKKGTIVTGKVTAVDAKGATVELAGGVEGYLRASEASRDRIEDATLVLSVGDEVEAKFTGVDRKNRVVSLSVRAKDEADEKDAIAVVNNKPAEESNFSNAMAEAFKAAKGE